AATACCAATGATGATCCCAGGTTTTGACCTCCCGTTCGCAGACCTGTGCGGTCTCCATCACCCGGTGCAGATCAGCCAGAAACTCCGGATATTCCATTTGATGGGTGAAATCGTCGATCGGGCGGCCAATATCGCCTTCCCGAATCCGAAAAATCTTGCTGGCTTCCGGCGTAAAGCGGGTGAGTTTGAGATTGCTATCCACGAATACCGTGGGAATCAGCGCTGCCTTGGTCATGTTGTCCAAATCAGCATTCAGACGGTTAAGGATTTCTATCTTTTCCTGATTCTCGGAATTGACCGTGTACAACTCTTCATTGACCGATTGCAATTCCTCGTTGGTGCTCTGTAATTCTTCATTGGATGCCATCAACTCTTCATTGGTGGCCTGCAACTCTTCATTGGAAGTTTCCAGCTCTTCAATGGTGGCCTGCAAACTGTCCCGAGTAGCCGACAAGTCGCGTTCGAGCGAATTTATCCGCTCATTGGTCACCGCGCTGACGTCGATGGGTTCCGGATCAATCATCTGCAAATCGTTGGGCTGCGCTTCGAACACCATCAAAAAATGCAGATCGGCGCCCACTTCCGGAATCACAGGATAAACCACCACCCGCACCAGTTCGGAGCCACCCCGCCCAGGGTCAAACATTTGCGGCTCCGAACGTAACGGCGTATTGTCCTTGCTCACCTTGTGCAACAGGGCAATGCCGACCGGCGCCAGCTTGCCGACCAACAGCTTGGACACTTCCAAGCTGGCGCTGCCTTCCGCGATGCGCATGTAGCGCTGGGCATCCCCATAGACATGCACCAGCTCGCGCTCTTCATTAATCAGCAGGGCCGGCGGCGCATAGTGTTTTATCAACTGGTTCATGCCACTCTCGATGGTGGCCGCCTCGCTGGTCCAACTGCGCTCCCGCCTGATCTGACTGATACGCAAGCGACTTTCATTGCGTTTGCCAGTGTCTTTAAAATCCAGCGGCAAAGACACCGGGCGCAATAGCCGGTAAATCTTGTGCTTGGCGTTAATGACTGCAAATTCCTTGTGCAACGCGCCTAGCGATTCACTGGAACCCAGAAATAGAAAGCCGTTGTGTGTCAGGGCATACTGAAACCGCAACAAGGCCTTTTCCTGCGCAACGGTTTCGAAGTAAATCAGAGTATTGCGGCAAGTGACCAAGTTCATGCGGGTAAACGGCGGGTCTTCCAGCACATTGTGCCGGGCGAACACGATATGCTGCCGAATGTCGTTCTTGACTACGAACTGGTTCCCGCTGCGAGTGAAAAAACGCTCCAGACGTTCGGGGGACAACTCATTAACGATACCTTCGGAATATACCCCGGCGCTTGCGAAATCAATGTGGGTCTGCTCTACATCGGTTGCAAAAATTTTAAGCTGTGGCCAGCGTTTGAAACGTTCACAGACTTCGGCAAACATCATGGCCAGCGAATAGGCTTCCTCGCCGGTGGAACAACCGGCCACCCAGACCCTGATCGGTTGGGCATCTTTATGTTCCTGCACCAAGGTATCGACGACCGCCTGCTCCAGCGTCTGGAAACTTTCCGGATCGCGAAAAAAATTGGTCACCGGAATCAGGGTATCGCGTTTTAGTGTAAGTACTTCAGCACGATCGCTTTCCAACAGACCAAGATAGTTGCCCAGATCGCGCACGTGCCTGACCTGCATCCGCCGCTCAATGCGGCGCATCACCGTCGTAGGTTTGTATTCCTTGAAGTTGATGCCGCCTTCCTGATAGAGCAAACGGAAGATGCCTTCCATCGGATTGTCGTATCCGGTGGTTTTATCTTTCGTGACTTTGACTTGCGGCGGATGGATATTTTTGACGTGAGCCGCCACCCGGGCTGCCAGTACTTCCGGCGGCAACACTTCATCGACCAAACCGGTCGCCATTACACTGCGCGGCATGCCGTCGAATTTGGCCGTTTCCGGATCCTGTGCCAAGAGAAAACCGCCTGCATCGTTGATGGCTACGGCACCGCGTGTACCATCCGAACCCGTGCCGGACAAAATCACACCGACACATCGATTGAGAAATTCCTTGGCCAGCGAATTGAAAAACAAATCAATGGGTAAACTGAGTGTATGCGGACTTTTCGGTACCAGGCGAAGATGGCAACCCGCCATGGTCATGTTCTTGCCCGGTGGAATCAGGTAGACATGATTGGCCTGCACAGACAAGCCGTTTTCCGCCATCAACACCGGCATGGTGGTATGGCGGGACAGTAAGTTGTCCATCATGCTCTTGTGGTCTGGGGACAGATGTTGAATCACCACAATGGCAGCGCCAATATCGACAGGCAATTCGTCAAAGAAGCGTTCAAGCGCATCGAGACCGCCAGCCGAGGCGCCTATGGCCACGACATAGCCTTTGAAATCTTCTTTAATCGCCGCTTTTTTTACAGCCTTGGCAGGCTTTTGGGGTGCGGTTGATGACTGGACCGCCTTCTGATCATCTGAGTTTCGCGCCATGATGCGAAGAAACCTATTGTGTTAGTAATTAAGAAAAATCGATGGGCAATCACCTGAATTGAGCTGATATCCCCATCAGAAGGTTTTTTTCATTTTTCCTGCACTGCACACATTATAGTATCAATGACATTGAATCGCCCCGGGAATCTCGGAGGCCATAGGTTGTGAGTCACGCTGCCATGACGGACTCGGGAAGTTGCCGATAATAGTTAGCCTCCGCTTCGGCTGGTGGGATATTACCAATCGATCCCAACAGCCGTCGATGATTAAACCAATCCACCCAAGTCAATGTAGCGAGTTCAACGGCTTCGCGGCTCTT
Above is a window of Methylomonas koyamae DNA encoding:
- a CDS encoding CheR family methyltransferase, which codes for MPVDIGAAIVVIQHLSPDHKSMMDNLLSRHTTMPVLMAENGLSVQANHVYLIPPGKNMTMAGCHLRLVPKSPHTLSLPIDLFFNSLAKEFLNRCVGVILSGTGSDGTRGAVAINDAGGFLLAQDPETAKFDGMPRSVMATGLVDEVLPPEVLAARVAAHVKNIHPPQVKVTKDKTTGYDNPMEGIFRLLYQEGGINFKEYKPTTVMRRIERRMQVRHVRDLGNYLGLLESDRAEVLTLKRDTLIPVTNFFRDPESFQTLEQAVVDTLVQEHKDAQPIRVWVAGCSTGEEAYSLAMMFAEVCERFKRWPQLKIFATDVEQTHIDFASAGVYSEGIVNELSPERLERFFTRSGNQFVVKNDIRQHIVFARHNVLEDPPFTRMNLVTCRNTLIYFETVAQEKALLRFQYALTHNGFLFLGSSESLGALHKEFAVINAKHKIYRLLRPVSLPLDFKDTGKRNESRLRISQIRRERSWTSEAATIESGMNQLIKHYAPPALLINEERELVHVYGDAQRYMRIAEGSASLEVSKLLVGKLAPVGIALLHKVSKDNTPLRSEPQMFDPGRGGSELVRVVVYPVIPEVGADLHFLMVFEAQPNDLQMIDPEPIDVSAVTNERINSLERDLSATRDSLQATIEELETSNEELQATNEELMASNEELQSTNEELQSVNEELYTVNSENQEKIEILNRLNADLDNMTKAALIPTVFVDSNLKLTRFTPEASKIFRIREGDIGRPIDDFTHQMEYPEFLADLHRVMETAQVCEREVKTWDHHWYLVRSLPYIDQPRNISGAVVTLFDITNLKDMQRLQGILDSLPEHIAVLDNLGRIVQVNQAWREFAERNGDRGMAHSGPGCNYLEVCRIQDGSDAEVVQQVLQGIHHVLNGDRQHFSIEYPCHSPSERRWFLMHVAPVRHPAGGVVVSHVNITAWVEGGRPHE